Proteins from one Penaeus vannamei isolate JL-2024 chromosome 8, ASM4276789v1, whole genome shotgun sequence genomic window:
- the LOC113820834 gene encoding protein trapped in endoderm-1 — translation MEHLTTQAVAQLVNASDPTAESSDEVQTWSLVLVMVVSSAVIVIGSLGNLLTLVTLAHQFCMPVRLRCIKYMTPDTVLIINLALADFLYSAVNLPFMFITYYTIYEGNVSGNPKVPWENYKDACSFSAFLRYTNAISEWTTLGLMALERCICIHKFRHNSRRPNKWFTCWKTFFYCLSIWLFGIALQMPTYLGVYGTFGYNNITLKCDFMATSAEASPRIMFFTMETAIPCILIFIGNNFILVQVYANNSRILSVMGSHACQQAQLRRSRTTSVIVRLLIVFLICVIPICLYNIIFIKDDATLRETIPELGIVLYCIYFLQYCINNFIYVVCFEKYRCAYYQFLCFILCRKVEPLTTAKAPPLRPSNQVYTISKPSGLQVPEKRFTRTPSECEEESRAQNDPEYQQWPRESPSSSLSSQASLALEIPVSRLASSLRSPGASVTFECDAPDRRHTFGSVSTSSSSSTLVLSAAKKCSLKRKLKRTFSR, via the exons ATGGAACACCTCACCACACAAGCAGTGGCACAACTCGTGAACGCAAGTGACCCGACCGCTGAGTCTTCAGACGAGGTGCAGACGTGGTCGCTCGTGCTGGTGATGGTCGTGTCTTCAGCAGTGATTGTTATTGGATCCCTCGGCAACCTCCTCACGCTTGTCACCCTCGCACACCAGTTCTGCATGCCCGTCCGACTTAG GTGTATCAAGTACATGACACCTGACACTGTGCTCATCATCAACCTGGCACTCGCTGATTTTCTCTACTCAGCCGTTAACCTGCCCTTCATGTTCATCACTTATTACACAATATATGAG GGAAACGTCTCAGGGAACCCGAAAGTACCTTGGGAAAATTACAAGGATGCCTGCAGTTTCTCGGCATTTCTCAGGTACACCAATGCCATCTCGGAGTGGACGACTTTGGGTCTTATGGCCTTAGAGAG GTGTATTTGTATCCACAAGTTTCGCCACAACAGCAGACGACCTAACAAGTGGTTTACTTGCTGGAAAACCTTTTTCTACTGCCTATCCATTTGGCTGTTTGGCATAGCGCTGCAAATGCCTACATATCTCGGG GTGTACGGGACTTTTGGTTACAACAACATTACCCTCAAATGTGATTTTATGGCCACCTCCGCTGAAGCAAGTCCACGCATCATGTTTTTCACCATGGAGACTGCTATTCCTtgtattctcatctttattgGGAATAATTTCATTTTGGTCCAAGTCTACGCCAACAACAGCCGTATTCTTTCGGTTATGGG gTCGCACGCATGCCAGCAGGCTCAGCTCCGCCGCAGCCGAACCACCAGTGTCATTGTTCGCCTCTTAATCGTGTTCCTCATTTGCGTCATTCCCATCTGCTTGtataacatcatcttcatcaaagaCGATGCCACTCTGCGGGAAACCATCCCAGAACTCGGCATAGTCCTGTACTGCATCTACTTCCTCCAGTACTGCATCAACAATTTCATCTACGTCGTTTGTTTCGAGAAGTACCGCTGCGCGTACTACCAGTTCCTCTGTTTCATTCTGTGCCGGAAGGTGGAGCCGTTAACGACGGCCAAGGCCCCTCCTCTGCGCCCAAGCAACCAAGTCTACACGATAAGCAAGCCCTCCGGTCTCCAGGTGCCCGAGAAGAGGTTCACGCGCACGCCCTCGGAGTGCGAGGAGGAGAGCCGCGCCCAAAACGACCCGGAGTACCAGCAGTGGCCGAGGGAGTCGCCGTCCAGCTCGCTCTCGTCCCAAGCCAGCCTCGCGCTGGAGATCCCCGTGTCGCGCCTCGCCTCCTCGCTCCGGTCGCCTGGGGCCAGCGTCACCTTCGAGTGCGACGCGCCCGACAGGAGGCACACCTTCGGGAGCGTGAGTACCTCCTCGTCGAGTAGCACTCTGGTCCTGTCCGCTGCGAAGAAGTGCTCGCTCAAGAGAAAGCTGAAGAGAACGTTTTCCAGATGA